A genomic segment from Limosilactobacillus sp. encodes:
- the nrdD gene encoding anaerobic ribonucleoside-triphosphate reductase, whose translation MKVQIIDEKDLNNLTDLKVVKRDGTVTDFYAYKIALVLGALHADDQTKQIVATTLFENLIKKANVDTTTIADLFVSGLQAAGHPEMVKLYKDYRKRDEEAFAEATNPQHKLEQLFDRNSRVVHENANKDSHVFNTQRDLEAGMVSRALGLRMLPEIVAKAHLRGDIHWHDLDYSPVTPETNCCLIDFDEMFKHGFKIGNAWVSSPRSIQTATAQMSQIIANVASLQYGGCSANRIDQLLEPYAKINYEKHMKDAEKWIAPDKREEFARAKTKKDIYDAMQALEYEINTLYSSQGQTPFTTINFGLGTSWIAREIQKAILQIRIKGLGKEHRTAIFPKLIFTLKRGLNLDPGDPNYDIKQLALECSTKRMYPDLLMYDKIKEITGSFKTPMGCRSFLQGWTDPETGKEVNSGRLNLGVVTVNLPRIALEANGDKQLFWQIFKEKMRICKIALDYRIERTKQAKPENAPLLYMYGAFGKRLKKTDSVDEVFKNSRATISLGYIGLYEVCTTFYGPNWEHNKEAHDFAVSITKAMHDLCAKWEDEEGYHFSLYSTPAESLTDTFCQDDIKKFGRIEDVTDKEYYTNSFHYDVRKHPTPFEKLEFEEDFPYQAAGGFIHYCEYPNLRQNPKALEAVWDWAYDHVGYLGTNTAIDQCFKCGFKGEFEPTATGFKCPQCGNSDPATCDVVKRTCGYLGNPQQRPMVHGRHEEIIHRVKHMNPGMIANAAEFEKNRQMDTKAHADITGDQI comes from the coding sequence ATGAAGGTACAAATAATCGATGAAAAAGATCTAAACAATCTGACCGACTTAAAAGTTGTTAAGCGTGACGGCACGGTTACCGACTTTTACGCTTACAAGATCGCGCTGGTCTTAGGTGCCTTGCATGCTGACGACCAGACCAAGCAGATTGTGGCAACGACTCTGTTTGAAAACTTGATTAAGAAGGCGAACGTGGACACCACCACGATTGCGGACCTCTTCGTTTCTGGACTGCAGGCGGCTGGCCATCCCGAAATGGTTAAGCTGTACAAGGACTACCGGAAGCGCGACGAGGAAGCCTTTGCCGAGGCAACCAACCCGCAGCACAAGTTGGAGCAATTGTTTGACCGCAACTCCCGGGTGGTTCACGAAAATGCCAATAAGGACAGCCACGTCTTCAACACACAGCGGGATCTGGAAGCCGGGATGGTAAGTCGGGCACTGGGCCTGCGGATGCTGCCCGAAATTGTTGCAAAGGCGCACCTGCGTGGTGACATTCACTGGCACGACCTGGACTACTCACCGGTGACTCCAGAAACCAACTGCTGCCTGATTGACTTCGACGAGATGTTCAAGCACGGCTTCAAGATTGGGAACGCCTGGGTTTCCTCACCGCGGTCGATTCAAACGGCCACCGCCCAGATGTCACAGATCATTGCTAACGTGGCTTCTCTCCAGTACGGTGGCTGCTCTGCCAACCGGATTGACCAGTTGCTGGAACCATATGCCAAGATCAACTACGAGAAGCACATGAAGGACGCTGAGAAGTGGATTGCGCCCGACAAGCGGGAAGAATTTGCCCGTGCCAAGACCAAGAAGGATATTTATGACGCGATGCAGGCTCTGGAATACGAGATCAACACTCTTTATTCCAGCCAGGGTCAGACGCCGTTTACGACCATTAACTTCGGCCTCGGGACCAGTTGGATTGCCCGTGAAATTCAAAAGGCCATCCTGCAGATCCGGATCAAGGGCCTGGGGAAGGAACACCGGACGGCCATCTTCCCAAAGCTGATCTTTACCCTGAAACGGGGGTTAAACCTCGATCCTGGTGACCCGAACTACGACATCAAGCAGCTGGCATTGGAGTGCTCCACCAAGCGGATGTATCCTGACCTCTTAATGTACGACAAGATCAAGGAGATCACCGGGAGCTTCAAGACGCCAATGGGCTGTCGGTCCTTCCTGCAGGGCTGGACGGATCCTGAGACCGGTAAGGAGGTCAACTCCGGCCGGCTGAACCTCGGGGTCGTTACCGTCAACCTGCCACGGATTGCCCTGGAAGCCAATGGTGACAAGCAGCTCTTCTGGCAGATCTTCAAGGAAAAGATGCGGATTTGTAAGATCGCTCTGGACTACCGGATCGAACGGACCAAGCAGGCCAAGCCAGAAAACGCACCGCTGCTTTACATGTATGGTGCCTTTGGTAAGCGGCTGAAGAAGACCGACAGCGTTGATGAGGTCTTCAAGAACAGCCGGGCCACGATTTCCTTGGGCTACATTGGACTCTACGAAGTCTGCACGACCTTCTACGGTCCAAATTGGGAACACAACAAGGAAGCGCACGACTTTGCCGTTTCCATCACCAAGGCCATGCACGACCTTTGTGCCAAGTGGGAAGACGAGGAAGGCTACCACTTTAGTCTCTACTCCACGCCTGCCGAATCGCTGACTGATACCTTCTGCCAGGATGACATCAAGAAGTTCGGGCGGATTGAAGACGTCACCGACAAGGAATACTACACTAACAGTTTCCACTACGATGTTCGGAAGCACCCAACCCCGTTTGAGAAGCTTGAATTCGAAGAGGACTTCCCATACCAGGCTGCTGGTGGCTTCATCCACTACTGCGAATACCCGAACCTGCGGCAGAACCCAAAGGCCCTGGAAGCCGTCTGGGACTGGGCATACGATCACGTTGGCTACCTCGGAACCAACACGGCAATTGACCAGTGCTTCAAGTGTGGTTTCAAGGGTGAATTCGAACCAACGGCAACCGGCTTTAAGTGCCCACAGTGTGGCAACTCCGACCCGGCAACCTGTGACGTCGTTAAGCGGACTTGTGGCTACCTGGGGAACCCACAGCAACGGCCAATGGTTCACGGTCGGCACGAGGAAATCATTCACCGGGTTAAGCACATGAACCCCGGAATGATCGCTAACGCTGCCGAATTTGAAAAGAACCGTCAGATGGACACCAAGGCTCACGCCGACATCACTGGTGACCAGATTTAG
- a CDS encoding DUF1797 family protein: MADSQLVHIIRRLTAMQFDHTGNRQRRTFEVFGIPVCEVTYVQDRGEYIFVRFRPRERFRFDNIDLVAVEVFNCLYDFENTF; this comes from the coding sequence ATGGCTGATTCACAGCTGGTCCACATTATTCGGCGCCTGACCGCGATGCAGTTTGACCATACTGGGAACCGCCAGCGCCGGACCTTTGAGGTTTTTGGTATTCCGGTCTGTGAAGTGACCTACGTTCAGGATCGCGGCGAGTATATCTTCGTCCGTTTTCGTCCGCGGGAACGATTCCGTTTTGACAATATTGATCTGGTGGCGGTTGAGGTTTTTAACTGTTTGTATGATTTTGAAAATACTTTTTAG
- a CDS encoding lysylphosphatidylglycerol synthase transmembrane domain-containing protein, with protein MNRRNWLVLIAMLLVGVGIIAYSLRTVNLHLLMNQINTLNWGWMLVAVLCICLYLGLEGVVVKIFMNERHRDFSWKDALRLPPIEQLFNGITPFSTGGQPAQLVAMLQSGVDGGRASSVLLMKFVVFQAMIVINFLVSLLIGFHFIAARLHALSLLVILGFLIHLSVIVGLLLVMYWYNFTKKAMNILIRPVAIFVKPERYEKMKARLNEMVDSFYQESLKMKKQYKMMGKVCVVTLFQLLFYYLIPYFILLALGVHHLNVVMVVSLHVLIFMIISLFPIPGGAGGAEYSFSVLFASFVHSNTKLVLAMILWRLITYYFGMIAGMVALVVKPDKVHE; from the coding sequence GTGAATAGGCGAAACTGGTTAGTATTAATTGCGATGCTGTTGGTCGGCGTCGGCATCATTGCCTACTCGTTGCGGACCGTGAATCTCCATTTGTTGATGAATCAGATCAACACCCTGAACTGGGGCTGGATGCTGGTAGCGGTCCTGTGCATCTGCCTTTACCTCGGTCTGGAAGGGGTTGTTGTCAAGATCTTTATGAACGAGCGGCACCGCGACTTTTCCTGGAAGGATGCTCTGCGCCTGCCGCCAATCGAACAGCTCTTTAACGGCATCACGCCCTTTTCAACCGGTGGTCAGCCGGCACAGCTGGTGGCAATGCTCCAGTCGGGAGTTGATGGGGGCCGGGCGAGCTCAGTCCTCTTAATGAAGTTTGTGGTTTTCCAGGCCATGATCGTCATCAACTTCTTGGTCAGTCTGCTGATTGGTTTTCACTTTATCGCCGCACGGCTGCATGCGCTCTCGTTGCTGGTGATTCTTGGGTTCTTGATTCACTTGAGCGTGATCGTTGGCCTACTGCTCGTGATGTACTGGTACAATTTCACCAAGAAGGCTATGAACATCCTAATTCGCCCAGTCGCCATTTTCGTGAAGCCCGAGCGCTACGAAAAGATGAAGGCGCGCTTGAACGAGATGGTGGACTCCTTCTACCAGGAAAGTTTGAAGATGAAAAAACAGTACAAGATGATGGGGAAGGTCTGCGTGGTGACGCTCTTTCAGCTGCTGTTTTACTACCTGATCCCGTACTTTATTCTCTTGGCCCTGGGGGTTCATCATTTAAACGTTGTGATGGTGGTTAGCCTTCACGTTCTGATCTTTATGATCATCTCACTGTTCCCGATCCCAGGTGGTGCCGGTGGGGCGGAATATAGTTTTTCCGTTCTCTTTGCCAGTTTTGTCCATTCGAATACAAAACTGGTCCTGGCGATGATCCTTTGGCGGTTGATCACCTACTACTTCGGGATGATCGCGGGAATGGTTGCCCTGGTGGTTAAGCCGGATAAGGTTCATGAATGA